Below is a window of Nicotiana tabacum cultivar K326 chromosome 19, ASM71507v2, whole genome shotgun sequence DNA.
AAGTTGAATTCACTGTTGTTAGATCATGTTCAAAGAGATACGAGCTGAAATGCATCGTGGAGAAATGTGGTTGGAATATACGTGCTACCAGAATAAAACATTCCTCACTTTTCAGGGTGATAAAATATCATAACAACCATGAATGCTCGGTTGATGCAAGAAAATCATATCAGAAGCATGCTACATCAACATTTATAAGTGAACAAATTTTAGAACATGTTCGAGATAAAAAGATTGAGGTTACACCAGCCTTTGTAGAaagtgaaatgaaaaagaaatttggatTTGACATTGGATATCACAAGGCATGGCGCGCTATTCAAAAAGATATTGCTTCCATAAGGAGAACACCGGAAGAGAACTACCAGATTCTTCCTTCATACCTATACATGATGGTGCATAGAAACCCAGAGACGTAGACTAGCATAAAAAGAGATGAGTAGAATCGGTAAGAAAAACAATACTAACCATCAGCCTAAAGTTTCAAATGTTCCTATTTGAAAAACTTCACaccttatgattttttttttgtgtttcactGTACAGATTTGCTTACATGTTCTTTGCTCCTGCGGCATCAATAGTTGGTTGGTGCTACTGTAGACCCGTGATTGCAGTAGATGCAatatttttaaagtcaaaatatcgTGGCGTTCTATTTGTTGTTGTATCAAAGGATGCAAACAATCAAATCTTTCCTCTATCTTTCGGTGTAGTAGATTCAGAAAACAACGATGCATACATCTGGTTCTTCGGGgaaatgagaaaagcaattcaagtccgTCGTGAACTGGTTTTCTTATCAGATAGAAACCAATCGATCGCAAATGGGATTAGAAAAGTTTATCCTAAAGCTCACCATGGTATCTGCCTCTatcattttgagaaaaattaAAAGCAAAGATATGCATAAGCCACAgtaataaatctttttcaaagcGCTGCAAGGTCATACAAACGTGAAGATTTTAATCAGTTAATGTCCCAAATCAAAAGTGTTGACAAGAAAACATACAATTACATAATGGAAAAGCCTCCAGAGAGATGGGCTCGATCGTCGTTCCCACGGCGACGTTATGATATGCTGACAACAAACATGGTAGAATCAATGAATTCTGTGTTACTAAAAGTGAGATAGATGCCTATTTTAAGAATGTTAGATTTTATCCAAGAAAAGTTAGGAGAGTGGTTTTATGGACGGAGAAAAAAAACACATGAAACTTTTCACAAAGTATCAATATGGGAAGAAGAATAGATGAACAAGAAGATGGACTTGGCTTGCAAAATGTttgtgagtatatttattaacttcagAATTTACTTCAACGTGTTTTCTCTGAAGTAACTAACTAATACATAATTACTTCAGCTTTTTATATCTGCTGCAGTGATTTACTGGTTACATATAAAAAACTTCATACTTTTTCTATTTGAAGCAATAATACACTAATAtagttttttttacttttttattctttcttagGTGTTCAACCTTGATTCAATGTTGTTTAGAATAAATAGTGAAGGAATGGAATTCATTGTGGACTTAAAGAAGAGAATTTGTGACTGCTTGGaattccaacttgatgaattGCCCTGTCCACACACAATTGCTGCTATTAATAAGAGATATTTGCAGAAatctaattactgctcaaaatgGTATTCAAGGGAAACATGATTCAAAACATATGAAGGATATGTGAATACTGTGGTAGATCAAAATGCATGGGATATTCCACAAAATATAGAATCTAAAATCAGAAAACCTCCCGATGTAGAGATTTTAcaaggaagaagacaaaagaagaggcaTATCCCTGCGACTGAATCAGTACCATTGAAGTCTACCAAATGCAGTCGATGTAAACAAATTGGGCATAACAGAACAACTTGCTTGTCTTCTCCAGCACCTCATCCATATTCCAAGAAACACGCTGAAAAATACTCCAACGTTCAATAATCTTTGGTTTGAATTTACACTTTCATTGTtgaatgatatatgtgaaatgtgATTATTTTcgtagaaataaaaaaaataagctcTTGGATTGAAAAATACTCTTTTATATATTGCTTGAAGTACAAACCACTCATTTTTGTTGTGCGGCTTACATGTTTGGTTGCATTTTAAAAAAGTACGCAATGACTTCAGCGAGAAAAACTGTAAGTGAAATACATATCTctaacacacacaaaaaaaaacatatgTATAACTAAACTTTAGCATATTTAGACTGAAGTTTtagaaaatgaactaaataacttcagcatattctCTCTGAAGTTTGGAAAAGATCATTACAAAAATTGCAGACtgttggacaaaacttaaacatgTTTTGTGTGAAATTTTAtgaaatgaacaaaaaaaattCCGCATATATAAGTCTGCCTCTTAAAAGATTGCTTATTAACGGAAAAATGTATGCAAAAAAAGTACAACCTTTAAAGTGTGACTATCAAAAGCTATAAACTTCAGATAAAAAAAGTTCAAGTTTCTAACTTATATTTGCTAACTTCAGCTTATAAGGCATGAAGTTTTATGTTGACATACTATGTTATTACATTAAAATCATAATGCAaccttcaaaatttaaaaatattatacaaaaaaacGTAACAAAATTTTCATTTATATAACAACATAAACATTAACAAAACACGACCATCATCAAAACAttgacaaaacaaaaagaagagccataaaaaatattaacaaaaaacACAGAAGAAAAACATTTAAAAAGGATTACAAAAACTAAGCATCGTCACCATCATCAGAACAGTAATCTTCAATTTCTCGATATATCTCATCATCATCTGAATCAGAGATAACTATAGGATACTCGGGCAAGAGACAATAAAGTCCAATGAGATCACACGTCGACTTGTTGAATTCATCATGCAACTGACTTTGTTCAATTATTACTTTGTCTATAAGATAAGAAAGACTCTTCAAGTTGTTTTGTAGCTTGGCATAGTCGTCCCAGATGGAAAACTTAAAACAATCAAACTGCTGGACAACCTTGTCAAACGAGGTTGAATAACCTTCACAACTGTGTTCGAGATTCAGCCTGTTCTGGAATGATTCATCGGCAAAAAACTGTGGTCTGATTCTTTCCCAATCAGCCTTTATTTGATCCCACGTCTGCATAAGATTATCCATTGGTACGTTACTATTCCAATCAGACTTTAAACTCTCCCACTTCTGCATAAGTTCATCCATTGTAACCTTCCTACTTTCGCTAACACCAGacattatttcttttaaaaaactaaaaggctaaggatgaatataaatttaaagaaatatgatagaagtctatggatgactatgaaattttcaagtgaagagattgttaatatagccaaagagtgcacctaatcaatttaatatctataaatgcaAAGGTAACTTTTCATGTCTATTTACTGTTTTACGTTCAGAGTAATTGAATGTAACAAGACAAGTAGGTGGTAAAGAAAACAAGTAGATGGTAAATGGAAAAAAATATAACTTCAGCCTAATAAGTCCACAGTTTttctatagtaaaaaaataacttcagccTGAAAAGTTTTCATTTATTATTTGTAAATTCAAAAGTAACTTTTCAGCTCATTTACTATATGGTCAGACAAATTTAAATGTAAGATGAAGTAGgtaataaaagataaaaaatagctagtaaatgcaaaaaagataagtatcaaACTTCAGACTGAACATGCTGAAGTTAAAACTTCAGACTGAACATGTTGACgttaaaacttcatgctaatatgTTAATATGCTAATATTTATTTCATGTGctaatatgctgaagttatttagttcatgtgctaaaacttcagtctaaagatgctgaagttatttagttcatgtgCTAAAACTTCACACTAAACATGCTAAAATTTTTTTGTTCATTTCCTAACACTTCACACTAAACATGCAGAAGTTAAAAGTTCATGCTAATATGCCaatatttagttcatttgctaatatgctgaagttatttagttcatgtgctaaaacttcagtctaaagatgctgaagttatttggTTCATGTGCTAAAACTTCAAACtgaacatgcttaaatttttttGTTCATTTCCTAACACTTCACACTAAACATGCAGAActtaaaacttcatgctaatatcCTAATATGCTAATGAACTTTTTGTCCTACAGTCGACACTTTTTATCCAAAACTTCAGCCTAAACAAGAAGTTATTGAGTTCATGCTGAAGTTTAGTGTGctgaattttcaaaaaaatatacttAAGTTCATGATAAAAGAGACAAAAGTATTTGATACAATCCAAGACAACTAAAAGACTAATTAACGCGAATAGAACAAAAATTTTAAATACAGACATCACATAATTCTCAaaaattaatgtatattcacaaattcaattttgttttcacttacatccttgaaaaaaaagaatttttttttagttaaaagtTATTCTCTATCGAAAAAATTCACATAGAGTGTCTTCATATTCTCCATAGTCATGTCCTAGTTGCTCTTCTGGAGTTTTATAACCGCTATCTTGTTTTCACTTTCCATGAGCCCAAAGATTTACAACCAATTCTCTCCTGAATATCAACACATGACTTTGATTGAATTTGAAGACATATTTTTGCTTCAACCGCATATCAAGGAACTTAAGagcaaatataccacaatcaacactacaaaaagaatatgaaaaagaattgaagaatagttaacacaagaagaaaaaataataaacataagatgCATGGTAAACATATGCCAAACACATACTTGTTATCCTATAGGGGTGTGTTCATCCACTTAATTGCAAATTTTTCCACAGAATTTTCCCcataaattttattgtgtgtgccAAAGTCCAAGCATTTGAGACAGTGTGGGATCAACCGGGCATAATTTTGGACATGTTCAACAGCACGCTCATATGGTGTATTTCTCATGGAATCATACACatatataattttatctttaaactgcaaaattccaaaaaaagtaATGCGTAGATCTCTGGCCCGACCttggcttaagtcgaaatggaaagAATACTTTTTCGGCAGATGCCCATGTGATACCACATGAAAGGTCAATGCCTCTTATATAGTTGGCCACCTTTTCACCAGTTGATTCTTCAATAAGCCAAGTAAACTCGGTAAGATCCTCAATCtacacttcttcttcttcttcttcttcttcttcttcttcttcttcttcttctttttcttcttcttcttcttcctcacattccagttttttggcagtcctctttctctttgatttgttCTTTTTCCCTTCCATTTTTTTTCTCATCCATTATCTTTTCCTTCCTTATTCTAATTTTCTCCTTCTGTTCATCTGAAGGATGAACACTAGCCAACTTAGTCATATACTgatcaaaaattaaatttattacTGCACATCTTGATTTTGGATAACTTGGAAGGTGATAGCAATATTTTTTGCGCAAGAAATATACGCCCACTTCAATATGCTGCAaatgaaaaacaacaaaagaaaatatgtgaaataaaaaacttcagcatgcatAAGTATGAAGTTTAGAAAAAACACATTACAAAACTACAAACTGCATGACAAAAACCTAAGCATATTCAGTATGAAGTGTTAGGAAATAacctaaaaaacttcagcatgtttgatttaaAGTTTAGAAAAAAAACTAGAGACTGCATGTCAAAAACTTCAACaagtttagtctgaagttttagcaaataagctAAACAACTTCAGCAGTTTTACCATGCATAAAACTGAAGTTTACCAAATTATAgtacaaaaattttaaaacaaaaataagctgaagttttgggaAATACAGTTGAAATCCAATTcaaaaatcaaacttaataaCTTACTTCATCTGAAATATCAGAGGTAGGATCCACAAGCTCGGTAAAGAATGACTTTGGAATATCAATTCTAGCTAATCTGAATGGCTTAGAATTATATTCACTGGCATCCGTCTTCAACCAGTCTGTAAATCTTTGCATCAATGCACTGTCTTGATTAACATAATGGAAGGGACACCTTCGTGTAGTCTTTCCTACTTTCCAATCTTGCCCCCTTCGCTTTTGTTTAGGAATGACGTAAGGATATTTCAACCAAATACTCTCCATACGAATCCTTTTCCCTATTTTATCTGGTTTTCTTTTTGCTTGCTCTTCCTGCTGTTCCGTCACAACTAACTGCTGCGGTTCAGCAGTAGGGGAAAAATCCACAGCCTTGGTAGCAGATACTTGACCAACTCCCTGTTGTTCACGATGTTCTTGTCTCTCTTCACCAATAACAATAGCAGCAGAATTACCTTCTGAACTAGTCCTTTCTGTACTACCCAGCGAAAATGAACATAACTTGAAGTTGGGGATATCACTAATGTCACTCATAACATTAGGAGAACTGGACATCTTCCTTCTCTTAGGATTTGGAAGAAGTTGTGATGCATCAAATGAGATCTGCAAAAGCAAGGAAAATATACACATAAAATACAACTGATATAAAATACACATTAGGCAAAAAACACCTTGTAATCGAATTGCATAAAATAACTACCTGGTCTAAGTGTTGCGACACAGATGGTATTTGCATTCTAACTGATCCACTTCCATTACCTTCATATTCGCCTATATCTTCATGTAAAAAAATAATATACTCAATAATACTgactaaattttaaaaataatacaaACACACTTCACACCTGTCTGTGAGCCAACAGGTGTGAATAGATGTATTTCTCTTTTTTCATATAGTAGAAATGATCTCACCAATTTCTTTTTCAGCTGCATTGAGTCTTTTTGAATAATCATCAAAAagcataaaaaagaaaagaaagtatgtaaaatttcaaactaaaaatatataattagatCAAATGTAATAAATCCGTGATCTATAGAATACCTTGACGTTTGTCTTTCACTGCGGTTTCGCCAGACTGCATGTCTTTGTCAATCTCAGTAGCTCCAGCTTCATTCAATTGTGCAGCAACGACGTCGAGGAGTATTTGAGTATTCTCTAGAAGAATTTTCTCAACTCTATCTCCATGTAATGCATCATCATCAAAGAGTTTTTGAGTTGTATCAATTGAAGAACCACTATTTTTAACTTCCACTGCATATTCATAAAGAGGGGGGAGGGATCAatgatatatatgtatgtatgtatgtatgtatgtttgtgtgtgtgtatatatatatatatatatatgtatgtatataacaTAGAAAATATTTATACCTGTAGTGAAAACTTCCTGTGTCTCGACACTTAAAATTTCTTGGCAAAGAGCTATTGCGTCCGCAAATGGATTGCCTTTCTCAATAGTGGTACACACATCACTCAATGTCAGTTCTTCAGTACCAATAGGTTCATGATCTCCATCCCCACACACATTGCCTTGTGCAATATCACTACCCAAAGCACAACTCGGTGCATGTTCTTCAGTATCGACAACTTCATCAGCTGCACCTTTCTTGCTTCCTACATTCTCGGTTGATAACTGTTCATCATATCCATCTTTGCTCAGTCTATCAACACTGGTACATTCCTCTTCAACTTGTTGTTCAACACGTTGAACTTCCTCGAATACTTGAACATCACTTTCAAGAGCCGCTTCCTCACCTGTTACATTTTCATCTGCGACTTTATGTAGTGGATCATGAGCAACATTAATATCCGATAGAGGTTCGAACGAGTCGTTCATCCTATCATATTGTCGATAGTTCATCAAATCAAAATCTGCATCACCATCGTCCATTCCTTTTGATTTATCgacaatctttaaaaaaaatatcaaacttcTCATCAAAATATTCCTATAAAAAAATTACTAACAATGATTAATCTGAATAACATTAGCAGAAAAAAGACTTCTCTATAAATAAGCTTACCTTGACTTTTATCATACCCTCATCCACAATAGAAGATCGCTCATCCTGTTGAAACTCCTCAACAACTTTTTTCGCAATCATGCGTCTCTCTTCTTCTGCATGTCTTTTAACCTTCCTCGTTACCCTCTAGTATAGAAACACAGAACAAAACTTCAGGTCTAAAAGAATGTTGAAGTTCAGCAAACAcataacaaaacttcagctaaacCATGCTGAAGTTAAGCAAATACAGAACAAagcttcagctaaaacatgctgaa
It encodes the following:
- the LOC107832609 gene encoding uncharacterized protein LOC107832609 → MTKFFCNLEINQKVEFTVVRSCSKRYELKCIVEKCGWNIRATRIKHSSLFRVIKYHNNHECSVDARKSYQKHATSTFISEQILEHVRDKKIEVTPAFVESEMKKKFGFDIGYHKAWRAIQKDIASIRRTPEENYQILPSYLYMMVHRNPETFAYMFFAPAASIVGWCYCRPVIAVDAIFLKSKYRGVLFVVVSKDANNQIFPLSFGVVDSENNDAYIWFFGEMRKAIQVRRELVFNLDSMLFRINSEGMEFIVDLKKRICDCLEFQLDELPCPHTIAAINKRYLQKSNYCSKWYSRET